One segment of Salvelinus alpinus chromosome 1, SLU_Salpinus.1, whole genome shotgun sequence DNA contains the following:
- the LOC139573864 gene encoding pyridoxal-dependent decarboxylase domain-containing protein 1-like isoform X4, with product MMVDPTLAEMGKNLNEAMKILEDGRKASDPDADRRQFSRSSIPGPLQGDGQDVASILQLVQNLMHEDEEEDKPSHRRMQNVGEQGHMALLGHSLAAYISVLDRERLRKLITRIASDTTLWLCRLFRYESGSAYYHEDDREGLLKVCRLVINTRYEDYSTEGYTVLNSRQPVIYQSATCRPGLGQHLCSQLGLPLSSLCTVPCNTMFGSQHQMDIALLDKLIREDVETGKLPLLLIANAGTPGAGHTDKLGRLKELCEQYGMWLHIEGVNLATLALGEVSSPVTAATRSDSMTLTLGPWLGLPAVPAVTLYRHEDPALSLAAGLTSSQPVEKLRALPLWLSLQYLGHDGIVEKIRHAVELSQQLLEKLKTLASIKTSVEDELNSPVVVFRFSQETSAESSGGSVEGYFAGEREVLDSLNRWLCERLAQLVPASGVDIVELEDEGTCVRFTPLMTAAALGTQRCDVDLLVERLTELVPVLNCTLRLRLDFREEVYRHSALSYIEDLSWPGLGAVRYEPRIEELNDSKRQLEVEKINSELLVKLGDLDADLIFSTGLEFGPEKDCIFIGMATEDLDVAELVDTIAALGRDIEENGRLLENMTEVVRKGIQEAELQLQKDNQDKLMEEGVLRQIPLVGSVLNWFSPFQSTVKGRTFNLAAGSLDSTEPIYSMKAQTGGLASPETPTSSAKRLPGQRLFRREGAGGSDSHSETSSVGQAEDLSRERFPQPTTPNPPSPVPDEAVSVAPESPETPQVPAEPEPTQENGEVGTQEGEEEERRPEGQEAPVEETGR from the exons ATGATGGTCGACCCCACACTCGCTGAAATGGGCAAGAACCTCAACGAGGCCATGAAGATCTTGGAGGATGGCCGAAA GGCATCAGATCCGGATGCAGATAGACGACAGTTCAGCAGGAGTAGTATCCCTGGACCCCTACAGGGAGA TGGGCAGGATGTGGCCAGTATACTCCAGCTGGTCCAGAATCTCATGCatgaagatgaggaggaagataAGCCAAGCCATCG CAGGATGCAGAATGTCGGAGAGCAGGGTCACATGGCGTTGCTAGGACACAGCCTAGCAGCCTACATCTCAGTGCTGGACAGGGAGAGACTCAGGAAGCTGATCACACGCATCGCGTCTGACACAACACTCTGGCTCTGCAGACTCTTCAG GTATGAGAGTGGCTCAGCATACTACCATGAAGATGACAGAGAGGGCCTGCTGAAGGTGTGTCGCCTGGTCATCAACACCCGCTATGAGGACTACTCCACAGAGGGCTACACCGTGCTCAACTCCAGACAGCCTGTCATTTACCAGAGCGCCACCTGCAGGCCTGGCCTGGGACAGCACCTCTGCAGCCAA CTGGGTCTGCCTCTGTCCAGCCTGTGCACCGTCCCCTGTAACACCATGTTTGGATCCCAGCACCAAATG GACATTGCGTTGCTGGACAAGCTGATTAGAGAGGATGTGGAGACTGGGAAGCTTCCATTGCTGTTGATTGCCAACGCTG GCACCCCTGGGGCGGGACACACAGACAAGCTGGGCCGTCTAAAGGAGCTGTGTGAACAGTATGGCATGTGGCTCCACATAGAAGG GGTCAACTTGGCCACCCTGGCTCTGGGGGAGGTCTCGTCCCCCGTGACG GCGGCCACCAGGAGTGACAGTATGACCCTGACCCTGGGTCCGTGGCTGGGCCTGCCTGCTGTCCCAGCTGTCACCCTCTACAGACACGAGGACCCAGCCCTG TCTCTGGCAGCTGGGTTGACCTCCAGTCAGCCAGTAGAGAAGCTGCGTGCCCTGCCTCTCTGGCTCTCCCTGCAGTACCTGGGCCATGATGGGATAGTGGAGAAGATTAGACACGCTGTAGAGCTC AGCCAACAGCTTCTGGAGAAACTGAAGACTCTGGCTTCCATAAAGACTTCA GTGGAGGATGAGCTCAACTCTCCAGTAGTAGTGTTCAGGTTCTCCCAGGAGACCAGTGCAG AATCCAGTGGTGGTTCTGTGGAGGGCTACtttgctggagagagagaagtgctAGATTCCCTCAACAGATGG CTGTGTGAGCGGTTGGCACAGCTGGTGCCCGCCAGCGGGGTAGACATAGTGGAGTTGGAGGACGAGGGCACCTGTGTCCGCTTCACCCCTCTTATGACCGccgcag CCCTGGGGACCCAGAGGTGTGACGTGGATCTGCTGGTGGAGCGGTTGACTGAGCTGGTTCCTGTGCTGAACTGTACGCTGCGTCTCAGACTGGACTTCAGAGAGGAGGTGTACCGCCACTCTGCCCTCAGTTACATAGAGGACCTCAGCTGGCCTGGCCTGGGAGCCGTCAG GTATGAGCCGAGGATTGAGGAGCTGAACGACAGTAAGAGACAGTTGGAGGTGGAGAAGATCAACAGTGAGCTGCTGGTGAAACTAGGGGATCTGGATGCAGACCTCATCTTCTCCACCG gCCTGGAGTTCGGACCCGAGAAGGACTGCATATTTATTGGCATGGCAACGGAGGACCTAGACGTTGCAGAGCTAGTGGATACGATAGCCGCCCTGGGGAGGGACATAGAGGAAAACGGCAGG CTATTAGAGAACATGACAGAGGTGGTGAGGAAAGGCATCCAGGAGGCAGAGCTCCAgctccagaaagacaaccaggaCAAACTcatggaggag ggtgtgTTGAGACAGATTCCTCTGGTCGGCTCCGTGTTGAACTGGTTCTCTCCGTTCCAGAGCACTGTGAAGGGTAGAACCTTTAACCTGGCTGCAG GTTCCCTGGACTCCACAGAGCCCATCTACTCCATGAAGGCCCAGACAGGTGGGCTGGCGTCGCCAGAAACCCCTACCTCCTCTGCCAAGAGACTGCCAG GACAGAGGCTGTTCCGGCGCGAGGGTGCGGGGGGCTCTGACTCCCACAGTGAGACAAGCTCCGTGGGCCAGGCTGAGGATCTCTCCAGGGAGAGGTTCCCACAACCCACCACACCCAACCCACCTTCCCCTGTCCCAGACGAGGCGGTTTCCGTGGCCCCTGAGAGTCCAGAGACCCCCCAGGTGCCGGCTGAACCCGAGCCCACGCAGGAGAACGGCGAGGTGGGTACACaggaaggggaagaggaggagagacggcCTGAGGGCCAGGAGGCACCAGTGGAGGAGACGGGCAGATAG